Proteins found in one Mangifera indica cultivar Alphonso chromosome 15, CATAS_Mindica_2.1, whole genome shotgun sequence genomic segment:
- the LOC123198065 gene encoding sulfite exporter TauE/SafE family protein 3-like yields MSGSFGSKWHGNIRLTTLVLVGLLVLASVIASAEAITRHNENQETKTSQKTRLGYKHVWPDMEFGWRIVVGSIIACLGAASGSIGGVGGGGIYVPMLALIIGFDTKSSAAVSKCMITGAAGATVFYNLRQRHPTLDLPIIDYDLALLFQPMLMVGISLGVAFNVIFPDWLITVLIIILFTGLSIKAFLKGIETWKKETLSKKEATKSSDLMDVANQEEIELEPQSLSNTTPKECKEPKRSKFSVLDNIYWKEFGLLVGVWVIILALQIAKNYTTTCSILYWILNILQLPVAGGVSIYEAVSLYKGRRRIASKGDVGTNWRVYQLVFYCACGIIAGTVAGLLGIGGGFILGPLLLELEIPPQVSSATATFAMTFSASMSVVEYYLLKRFPIPYALYFFCVTVIAALVGQLVVKKLIDLLGRASLIIFTLSTTMFVTALSLGGLGLVRMIERIQHKDYMGFYSLCTYS; encoded by the exons aTGTCTGGGAGTTTTGGATCAAAATGGCATGGGAATATCAGATTAACAACATTAGTTTTGGTGGGTTTACTTGTTTTAGCTTCTGTTATTGCTTCAGCAGAAGCCATTACAAGACATAATGAAAATCAAGAAACGAAAACTTCTCAGAAAACTCGGTTGGGTTACAAACATGTTTGGCCA GACATGGAATTTGGGTGGAGAATTGTGGTGGGTAGTATAATTGCATGCCTTGGAGCAGCTTCCGGGAGTATAGGAGGTGTTGGTGGCGGTGGCATATACGTTCCTATGCTTGCCTTGATCATTGGATTCGATACAAAATCATCAGCAGCAGTctcaaaat GTATGATCACAGGTGCTGCAGGAGCCACAGTTTTCTACAATTTAAGGCAAAGACATCCAACACTCGATCTACCTATCATCGATTATGACCTTGCACTTTTATTTCAACCAATGTTGATGGTTGGAATCAGTCTTGGAGTTGCTTTCAATGTGATTTTTCCTGATTGGCTGATCACAGTTTTGATAATTATTCTGTTCACAG GCTTGTCTATTAAGGCATTCTTGAAAGGAATTGAAACCTGGAAGAAGGAAACCCTATCAAAAAAG GAGGCTACTAAAAGCTCGGATTTAATGG ATGTTGCAAATCAAGAAGAAATTGAATTAGAGCCCCAGTCTTTAAGCAACACAACTCCAAAAGAATGCAAGGAACCTAAAAGATCCAAG TTTTCTGTTCTTGATAATATTTACTGGAAAGAGTTCGGATTACTTGTTGGTGTCTGGGTTATCATCCTTGCACTGCAAATTGCTAag AATTACACAACGACTTGTTCTATACTATACTGGATCTTAAACATCTTACAGCTACCAGTAGCCGGTGGAGTTAGCATATATGAGGCAGTTAGCTTGTACAAAGGGCGGCGAAGGATTGCATCAAAGGGAGACGTGGGCACAAACTGGCGAGTATATCAGCTGGTTTTTTATTGTGCTTGTGGTATAATTGCTGGTACAGTTGCTGGACTGCTTGGCATTGGTGGGGGATTCATTTTAGGCCCTCTATTGCTTGAGCTCGAAATCCCTCCTCAG GTGTCAAGTGCCACAGCCACCTTCGCGATGACGTTTTCCGCATCAATGTCTGTTGTAGAGTATTACTTGCTGAAACGTTTTCCCATCCCTTATG CTCTTTACTTCTTCTGCGTGACAGTCATTGCTGCTTTAGTAGGTCAGCTTGTAGTGAAAAAGCTGATAGATTTATTAGGCAGGGCATCTCTAATCATCTTCACCTTGTCCACCACTATGTTTGTGACAGCATTATCACTAG GTGGACTAGGGTTGGTGAGAATGATTGAAAGGATTCAACACAAAGACTACATGGGTTTTTATAGTCTTTGTACATATTCTTAG
- the LOC123198066 gene encoding sulfite exporter TauE/SafE family protein 3-like, whose protein sequence is MPGSFGSKWHGNMRLTEVVVVGLLVLASVIASAEAITRYNGNQETKTQSGYEHVWPDMEFGWRIVVGSIIASFGAASGSIGGVGGGGIYVPMLALIIGFDTKSSAAVSKCMITGAAGATVFYNIKQRHPTLEQPIIDYDLALLFQPMLMLGISLGVAFNVIFPDWLITILIIILFIGLSIKSLLKGIETWKKETLSKKEATESLELTDIVNQVEESECEPESLSNTTPKESKQVKRPKFSVHDNIYWKELGFLVGVWVIILALQIAKNYTTTCSMLYWILNLLQLPVAGGASIYEAVRLYKGRRRIASKGDMDINLRVYQLVFYCACAVVAGIVAGLLGIGGGFILGPLFLELGMPPQVSSATATFAMTFSASMSVVEYYLLKRFPIPYALYLFCVTVISALVGQLVIKKLIDVLGRASVIIFTLSITMFATALLLGGLGLVKMVDRIQHKEYMGFYSLCAYT, encoded by the exons ATGCCTGGGAGTTTTGGATCAAAATGGCATGGGAATATGAGATTAACAGAAGTAGTTGTGGTGGGTTTACTTGTTTTAGCTTCTGTTATTGCTTCAGCAGAAGCCATAACAAGGTATAATGGAAATCAAGAAACGAAAACTCAGTCAGGTTACGAACATGTTTGGCCA GACATGGAGTTTGGGTGGAGAATTGTGGTGGGTAGCATAATTGCATCCTTTGGAGCAGCTTCTGGGAGTATAGGAGGAGTTGGTGGTGGTGGCATATATGTTCCTATGCTTGCCTTGATCATTGGATTCGATACAAAATCATCGGCAGCAGTCTCAAAAT GTATGATCACAGGTGCCGCAGGAGCTACGGTTTTCTACAATATAAAACAAAGACATCCGACACTCGAGCAACCTATCATCGATTATGACCTTGCACTTTTATTTCAACCGATGTTGATGCTTGGAATCAGTCTTGGAGTTGCTTTCAATGTGATTTTTCCCGATTGGCTTATcacaattttgataattattctCTTCATAg GCTTGTCTATTAAGTCATTATTGAAAGGAATTGAAACTTGGAAAAAGGAAACCCTATCGAAAAAG GAGGCTACTGAAAGCTTGGAGTTAACGG ATATTGTAAATCAAGTAGAAGAATCCGAATGCGAGCCTGAGTCTTTAAGCAACACAACTCCAAAAGAATCCAAGCAAGTTAAAAGACCGAAG TTCTCCGTTCATGATAATATTTACTGGAAAGAGCTTGGATTTCTTGTTGGTGTCTGGGTTATCATCCTTGCACTACAAATTGCTAAG AATTACACAACAACTTGTTCTATGCTATACTGGATCTTAAACCTCTTACAGCTACCAGTAGCCGGTGGAGCTAGCATATACGAGGCTGTTAGGTTGTACAAAGGGCGGAGAAGGATTGCATCAAAGGGAGACATGGACATAAACTTGCGAGTATATCAATTGGTTTTTTATTGTGCTTGTGCTGTAGTCGCAGGTATAGTTGCTGGATTGCTTGGTATTGGTGGAGGATTCATTTTAGGCCCCCTATTTCTCGAGCTTGGAATGCCTCCTCAG GTGTCAAGTGCCACAGCCACCTTCGCCATGACATTTTCTGCATCAATGTCGGTTGTAGAGTATTACTTGCTAAAACGTTTTCCCATCCCTTACG CTCTATACCTCTTCTGCGTGACAGTCATTTCTGCGTTAGTAGGTCAACTTGTAATAAAAAAGCTTATTGATGTATTAGGCAGAGCATCTGTGATCATCTTCACCTTGTCCATCACTATGTTTGCAACCGCATTGTTGCTAG GTGGACTAGGCTTGGTGAAAATGGTTGACAGGATTCAACACAAAGAGTACATGGGGTTTTATAGTCTTTGTGCATATACTTAG
- the LOC123198277 gene encoding sulfite exporter TauE/SafE family protein 3-like isoform X3 — protein MRLTVAFLVGLFVLSSASAEAIAQETKTSQKTRSGYKHVWPDMEFGWRIVVGSIIACLGAASGSVGGVGGGGIYVPMLALIIGFDTKSSAALSKCMITGAAGATVFYNLRQRHPTLDLPIIDYDLALLFQPMLMVGISIGVAFNVIFPDWLITVLIVILFTGLSIKAFLKGIETWKKETQSKKEATKSSELMDIGNQVEEFELQPESLNNTAPKEAQETKRSKSSVLDNIYWKEFGLLVGVWVIILALQIATSYTTTCSILYWILNILQLPVAGGVSIYEAVSLYKGRRRIASKGDLGTNWRVYQLVFYCACGLIAGIVAGLLGIGGGFILGPLFLEIKIPPQVSSATATFVMTFSASMCVVEYYLLKRFPIPYVIAALGGQLVMKKLIVVLGRASLIIFTLSITMFATVLSLGGLGLKRTIEKIQHKEYMGFYTLCTYT, from the exons ATGAGATTAACAGTAGCATTTTTGGTtggtttatttgttttaagttcTGCTTCAGCAGAAGCCATAGCTCAAGAAACGAAAACTTCTCAGAAAACTCGGTCAGGTTACAAACATGTCTGGCCA GACATGGAATTTGGGTGGAGAATTGTGGTGGGTAGCATAATTGCATGCCTTGGAGCAGCTTCTGGGAGTGTAGGAGGTGTTGGTGGCGGCGGCATATATGTTCCTATGCTTGCTTTGATCATTGGATTCGATACAAAATCATCAGCAGCACTCTCAAAAT GTATGATCACGGGTGCAGCAGGAGCTACAGTTTTCTACAATCTAAGGCAAAGACATCCGACACTCGATCTACCTATCATCGATTATGACCTTGCACTTTTATTTCAACCAATGCTGATGGTTGGAATCAGTATTGGAGTTGCTTTCAATGTGATTTTTCCCGATTGGTTGATCACAGTTTTGATTGTTATTCTATTCACAG GCTTGTCTATTAAGGCATTCTTGAAAGGAATTGAAACATGGAAAAAGGAAACCCAATCAAAAAAG GAGGCTACTAAAAGCTCGGAGTTAATGG ATATTGGAAATCAAGTAGAAGAATTCGAATTACAGCCTGAGTCTTTAAACAACACAGCCCCAAAAGAAGCCCAGGAAACTAAAAGATCGAAG TCATCTGTTCTTGATAATATTTACTGGAAAGAGTTCGGATTACTTGTTGGTGTCTGGGTTATCATCCTTGCACTGCAAATTGCTacg AGTTACACAACAACCTGTTCTATACTATACTGGATCTTAAACATCTTACAGCTACCAGTAGCCGGTGGAGTTAGCATATATGAGGCTGTTAGCTTGTACAAAGGGCGGCGAAGGATTGCATCGAAGGGAGACTTGGGCACAAACTGGCGAGTATATCAACTAGTTTTTTATTGTGCCTGCGGTTTAATCGCTGGTATAGTTGCTGGACTGCTTGGCATTGGTGGGGGATTCATTTTAGGCCCTCTATTTCTCGAGATCAAAATCCCTCCTCAG GTGTCAAGTGCCACAGCCACCTTCGTCATGACATTTTCTGCATCAATGTGTGTCGTAGAGTATTACTTGCTAAAGCGTTTTCCCATCCCTTACG TCATTGCTGCTTTAGGAGGTCAACTTGTAATGAAAAAGCTGATCGTTGTATTAGGCAGAGCATCTTTAATCATCTTCACGTTGTCGATCACCATGTTTGCGACCGTATTATCACTAG GCGGACTAGGCTTGAAGAGAACAATTGAAAAGATTCAACACAAAGAGTACATGGGGTTTTATACTCTTTGTACATATACTTAG
- the LOC123198277 gene encoding sulfite exporter TauE/SafE family protein 3-like isoform X1 has protein sequence MRLTVAFLVGLFVLSSASAEAIAQETKTSQKTRSGYKHVWPDMEFGWRIVVGSIIACLGAASGSVGGVGGGGIYVPMLALIIGFDTKSSAALSKCMITGAAGATVFYNLRQRHPTLDLPIIDYDLALLFQPMLMVGISIGVAFNVIFPDWLITVLIVILFTGLSIKAFLKGIETWKKETQSKKEATKSSELMDIGNQVEEFELQPESLNNTAPKEAQETKRSKSSVLDNIYWKEFGLLVGVWVIILALQIATSYTTTCSILYWILNILQLPVAGGVSIYEAVSLYKGRRRIASKGDLGTNWRVYQLVFYCACGLIAGIVAGLLGIGGGFILGPLFLEIKIPPQVSSATATFVMTFSASMCVVEYYLLKRFPIPYALYFFCVTVIAALGGQLVMKKLIVVLGRASLIIFTLSITMFATVLSLGGLGLKRTIEKIQHKEYMGFYTLCTYT, from the exons ATGAGATTAACAGTAGCATTTTTGGTtggtttatttgttttaagttcTGCTTCAGCAGAAGCCATAGCTCAAGAAACGAAAACTTCTCAGAAAACTCGGTCAGGTTACAAACATGTCTGGCCA GACATGGAATTTGGGTGGAGAATTGTGGTGGGTAGCATAATTGCATGCCTTGGAGCAGCTTCTGGGAGTGTAGGAGGTGTTGGTGGCGGCGGCATATATGTTCCTATGCTTGCTTTGATCATTGGATTCGATACAAAATCATCAGCAGCACTCTCAAAAT GTATGATCACGGGTGCAGCAGGAGCTACAGTTTTCTACAATCTAAGGCAAAGACATCCGACACTCGATCTACCTATCATCGATTATGACCTTGCACTTTTATTTCAACCAATGCTGATGGTTGGAATCAGTATTGGAGTTGCTTTCAATGTGATTTTTCCCGATTGGTTGATCACAGTTTTGATTGTTATTCTATTCACAG GCTTGTCTATTAAGGCATTCTTGAAAGGAATTGAAACATGGAAAAAGGAAACCCAATCAAAAAAG GAGGCTACTAAAAGCTCGGAGTTAATGG ATATTGGAAATCAAGTAGAAGAATTCGAATTACAGCCTGAGTCTTTAAACAACACAGCCCCAAAAGAAGCCCAGGAAACTAAAAGATCGAAG TCATCTGTTCTTGATAATATTTACTGGAAAGAGTTCGGATTACTTGTTGGTGTCTGGGTTATCATCCTTGCACTGCAAATTGCTacg AGTTACACAACAACCTGTTCTATACTATACTGGATCTTAAACATCTTACAGCTACCAGTAGCCGGTGGAGTTAGCATATATGAGGCTGTTAGCTTGTACAAAGGGCGGCGAAGGATTGCATCGAAGGGAGACTTGGGCACAAACTGGCGAGTATATCAACTAGTTTTTTATTGTGCCTGCGGTTTAATCGCTGGTATAGTTGCTGGACTGCTTGGCATTGGTGGGGGATTCATTTTAGGCCCTCTATTTCTCGAGATCAAAATCCCTCCTCAG GTGTCAAGTGCCACAGCCACCTTCGTCATGACATTTTCTGCATCAATGTGTGTCGTAGAGTATTACTTGCTAAAGCGTTTTCCCATCCCTTACG CTCTTTACTTCTTCTGCGTGACAGTCATTGCTGCTTTAGGAGGTCAACTTGTAATGAAAAAGCTGATCGTTGTATTAGGCAGAGCATCTTTAATCATCTTCACGTTGTCGATCACCATGTTTGCGACCGTATTATCACTAG GCGGACTAGGCTTGAAGAGAACAATTGAAAAGATTCAACACAAAGAGTACATGGGGTTTTATACTCTTTGTACATATACTTAG
- the LOC123198277 gene encoding sulfite exporter TauE/SafE family protein 3-like isoform X2, producing the protein MRLTVAFLVGLFVLSSASAEAIAQETKTSQKTRSGYKHVWPDMEFGWRIVVGSIIACLGAASGSVGGVGGGGIYVPMLALIIGFDTKSSAALSKCMITGAAGATVFYNLRQRHPTLDLPIIDYDLALLFQPMLMVGISIGVAFNVIFPDWLITVLIVILFTGLSIKAFLKGIETWKKETQSKKEATKSSELMEEFELQPESLNNTAPKEAQETKRSKSSVLDNIYWKEFGLLVGVWVIILALQIATSYTTTCSILYWILNILQLPVAGGVSIYEAVSLYKGRRRIASKGDLGTNWRVYQLVFYCACGLIAGIVAGLLGIGGGFILGPLFLEIKIPPQVSSATATFVMTFSASMCVVEYYLLKRFPIPYALYFFCVTVIAALGGQLVMKKLIVVLGRASLIIFTLSITMFATVLSLGGLGLKRTIEKIQHKEYMGFYTLCTYT; encoded by the exons ATGAGATTAACAGTAGCATTTTTGGTtggtttatttgttttaagttcTGCTTCAGCAGAAGCCATAGCTCAAGAAACGAAAACTTCTCAGAAAACTCGGTCAGGTTACAAACATGTCTGGCCA GACATGGAATTTGGGTGGAGAATTGTGGTGGGTAGCATAATTGCATGCCTTGGAGCAGCTTCTGGGAGTGTAGGAGGTGTTGGTGGCGGCGGCATATATGTTCCTATGCTTGCTTTGATCATTGGATTCGATACAAAATCATCAGCAGCACTCTCAAAAT GTATGATCACGGGTGCAGCAGGAGCTACAGTTTTCTACAATCTAAGGCAAAGACATCCGACACTCGATCTACCTATCATCGATTATGACCTTGCACTTTTATTTCAACCAATGCTGATGGTTGGAATCAGTATTGGAGTTGCTTTCAATGTGATTTTTCCCGATTGGTTGATCACAGTTTTGATTGTTATTCTATTCACAG GCTTGTCTATTAAGGCATTCTTGAAAGGAATTGAAACATGGAAAAAGGAAACCCAATCAAAAAAG GAGGCTACTAAAAGCTCGGAGTTAATGG AAGAATTCGAATTACAGCCTGAGTCTTTAAACAACACAGCCCCAAAAGAAGCCCAGGAAACTAAAAGATCGAAG TCATCTGTTCTTGATAATATTTACTGGAAAGAGTTCGGATTACTTGTTGGTGTCTGGGTTATCATCCTTGCACTGCAAATTGCTacg AGTTACACAACAACCTGTTCTATACTATACTGGATCTTAAACATCTTACAGCTACCAGTAGCCGGTGGAGTTAGCATATATGAGGCTGTTAGCTTGTACAAAGGGCGGCGAAGGATTGCATCGAAGGGAGACTTGGGCACAAACTGGCGAGTATATCAACTAGTTTTTTATTGTGCCTGCGGTTTAATCGCTGGTATAGTTGCTGGACTGCTTGGCATTGGTGGGGGATTCATTTTAGGCCCTCTATTTCTCGAGATCAAAATCCCTCCTCAG GTGTCAAGTGCCACAGCCACCTTCGTCATGACATTTTCTGCATCAATGTGTGTCGTAGAGTATTACTTGCTAAAGCGTTTTCCCATCCCTTACG CTCTTTACTTCTTCTGCGTGACAGTCATTGCTGCTTTAGGAGGTCAACTTGTAATGAAAAAGCTGATCGTTGTATTAGGCAGAGCATCTTTAATCATCTTCACGTTGTCGATCACCATGTTTGCGACCGTATTATCACTAG GCGGACTAGGCTTGAAGAGAACAATTGAAAAGATTCAACACAAAGAGTACATGGGGTTTTATACTCTTTGTACATATACTTAG